Proteins from a single region of Rhea pennata isolate bPtePen1 chromosome 4, bPtePen1.pri, whole genome shotgun sequence:
- the SETD7 gene encoding histone-lysine N-methyltransferase SETD7: MDSDEETLEETVEGHLDDDGLPHGFCTVTYSSTDRFEGNFVHGEKNGRGKFFFFDGSTLEGYYVDDALQGQGIYTYEDGVVLHGTYVDGELNGPAQEYDSDGRLIFKGQYKDNIRHGVCWIYYPDGGSLVGEVNDEGEMTGEKIAYVYPDGKTAYSGRFIDGEMIEAKLATLTSVEDGKPQFEVVPGSPVYSFDKSTSSCISTNALLPDPYESDRVYVDVSLISSAGEGLFSKIAAEARTVMSFYNGVRITHQEVDSRDWALNGNTISLDDETVIDVPEPYNHAAKYCASLGHKANHSFTPNCIYDPFVHPRFGPIKCIRTIRAVEKDEELTVAYGYDHNPVGQNGPEAPEWYQLELKAFQAAQQK, translated from the exons atggacAGCGACGAGGAGACGCTGGAGGAGACCGTGGAAG GGCATCTAGATGACGATGGGTTGCCACATGGATTCTGTACAGTCACCTATTCATCGACAGACAGATTTGAGGGAAACTTCGTGCACGGAGAAAAGAATGGTCGTGGCAAGTTCTTCTTTTTTGATGGAAG CACACTGGAAGGTTACTATGTTGATGATGCCCTGCAAGGTCAGGGAATCTACACTTACGAGGATGGAGTGGTCCTTCATGGCACATACGTGGATGGAGAACTGAATGGACCAGCCCAGGAGTATGACAGTGACGGGCGGCTGATATTTAAAGGGCAATATAAAGACAACATTCGACATGGAGTTTGTTGGATATATTACCCG GATGGAGGCAGCCTTGTGGGAGAAGTGAATGATGAAGGGGAGATGACTGGAGAGAAAATAGCTTATGTGTACCCTGATGGAAAAACTGCATATTCTGGAAGGTTCATAGATGGAGAAATGATAGAAGCAAAACTGGCAACTCTGACATCTGTAGAAGATGGGAAACCTCAATTTGAAGTAGTACCAGGCA GCCCAGTATACAGTTTTGACAAATCTACTTCATCCTGCATTTCTACAAATGCACTTCTTCCTGATCCTTACGAGTCAGACAG GGTGTATGTTGATGTCTCTCTCATTTCCAGTGCTGGAGAGggattattttcaaaaatagcagCAGAAGCTCGTACAGTTATGTCCTTTTACAATGGAGTGCGAATTACACACCAGGag GTAGACAGCAGAGACTGGGCCCTCAATGGAAATACAATATCCTTGGATGATGAAACAGTCATAGACGTGCCAGAACCCTACAACCACGCCGCCAAGTACTGTGCCTCACTGGGGCATAAGGCCAACCATTCTTTCACTCCTAACTGCATTTACGACCC GTTTGTTCATCCTCGTTTTGGGCCAATCAAGTGTATCCGTACCATCCGGGCTGTGGAGAAGGATGAAGAATTGACAGTGGCTTACGGATACGATCACAACCCTGTGGGCCAGAACGGGCCGGAAGCACCAGAGTGGTACCAGCTGGAATTGAAAGCTTTCCAGGCTGCCCAGCAAAAGTGA